The following are encoded together in the Pieris napi chromosome 17, ilPieNapi1.2, whole genome shotgun sequence genome:
- the LOC125057938 gene encoding uncharacterized protein LOC125057938, giving the protein MEECGLGQPLNPWFSDCLTARSYRVKVGDAFSEEKQVNCGVPQGSGCGPVCYLMYVNSLCEVLRHCSAHMFADDLCTLSASTDLSEMCRRVQEDVDAVVKWSHDNGIILNADKTKMIIIHSPYLSSIDNPPPLFAHGFDCFHNNKINCTCKPIEKVNCVNYLGVKIDTSFSWDSHIEFLCRKLRILLEKFYHLRTKVSLPILKCLYFALVDSIIGYALDCYGLTFKTYIDKVESLQIRFLKLLVNKKTRNQCKGDYYKLFKICKILPASLKHRFLVLVNNHGKQDRFTSLVHHITDTRSMSKGKFEIPMVQNYYGDRTLKKRIPYLLNSLPEDIRRETSLDKFRGLLKNHLLNML; this is encoded by the coding sequence ATGGAGGAGTGCGGCCTGGGGCAGCCGTTGAACCCTTGGTTCAGCGACTGTCTCACGGCGCGCTCTTACCGTGTGAAAGTCGGCGACGCATTTAGTGAGGAGAAACAAGTAAACTGCGGCGTCCCCCAGGGTTCTGGGTGTGGGCCAGTGTGCTACCTGATGTATGTAAATAGCCTCTGTGAAGTATTACGTCACTGCTCGGCCCACATGTTTGCTGATGACCTTTGTACTCTCAGCGCTAGTACCGACCTCTCGGAGATGTGTCGCCGGGTTCAAGAGGATGTGGATGCGGTAGTTAAATGGTCACATGATAACGGCATCATATTAAACGCTGACAAAACAAAGATGATAATTATTCACTCCCCGTATTTAAGTTCTATTGATAATCCACCTCCTCTTTTTGCGCACGGCTTTGATTGCTTTCATAACAACAAAATTAACTGTACGTGTAAACCTATCGAAAAAGTTAATTGTGTAAATTATCTAGGAGTAAAAATAGATACGTCTTTTTCTTGGGATTCCCATATAGAATTTTTGTGTAGAAAACtaagaattttattagaaaagttTTACCATTTACGTACTAAAGTCTCATTGCCCAtactaaaatgtttatattttgcaCTTGTGGATTCCATAATAGGTTACGCTCTTGACTGCTATGggttaacatttaaaacatacattgATAAAGTAGAATCATtacaaataagatttttaaaattactagtaaataaaaagacaaGGAATCAATGTAAAGgagattattataaactattcaaaatatgtaaaattttaccgGCTAGCCTGAAACATAGATTCCTTGTACTTGTAAATAACCATGGTAAGCAGGATCGTTTTACTAGTTTGGTGCATCATATAACTGACACAAGGTCAATGTCCAAAGGTAAATTTGAAATACCCATGGTGCAAAATTATTATGGAGATAGAACGTTGAAGAAGCGGATTCCATACTTGCTCAATAGTTTACCCGAGGACATAAGACGTGAGACTTCATTGGATAAATTTagaggtttattaaaaaaccatttgttaaatatgctGTAA